The nucleotide window CGGTCATGCTCGAGGGCCGTGATATCCAGGTACGGATGTGCGAGATCGGCATCGGCAGCCAGGGCGATGTCCTTCGCGCCATCCTGGGCTCGTGCGTGGGCATTGGCCTCCTTTGGCGTAACCGCGGGATTTGCGGGTTGGCGCATTGCCTGCTGCCGGAATCACCGGCGGAGAAGGCTTCCGTGGGTGCCAAATACGTCACCGATGCCCTGCCCTCGCTCACGGCCCTGATGGGCCTGGAACGAAGGCACTTCCGGCACGTGGAAGCCGTAGTGGCCGGCGGCGCGTGCATGGTCCAGCACAAGGTGATGCCGCGCCATGGGTTGATTGGCGAGCAGAACGTGCAGGCGGCGAAGCGCCTGCTGGCAGCATCCGGGATCCGCGTGGTGCATGAGGACGTCGGCGGCGAATGCGGCCGCCAGATCATCATCGACTGCGGCAGCTACAACTATGCGGTCCGCCAAGTGGCCCGCCCTGCCTGATCGGATAACACCATGGAACAGCACAACTCATCAACCGTATCCGACGCGACCGAACTGTTCGGGTCGTTTCACCTGGCCGACACGGAACTGGCGCTTTCGGTTTCCTCGTTGCAGGAGGTAGTGAATTACCCCTCCAGCGTGACCCAGGTGCCGCTGGCCCCGGATTTCCTGCTTGGCCTGTTCAATCTGCGCGGTACGCTGGTACCGATCATTCATCTGGGCGAACTGCTGAAGCTTCCCGATGCTTCGGTGCGCGAGCAAGCCAAGATCGCGATCGTTGATATCGACCAGGCAAAAGTCGGCCTGCTCTTTGACGCTACGGGCGAAATCCTTCGCGTGCATGGCTCGCAGAAGATCGCCTTTGGCCACGAAGACACCGGGACACCCATGATCTCGGGTGCGCTGAAGCTCGACCAAGGCGACCGTATTCTCCAGATCCTCTCACCGGCTAGCCTCACCGGTTTAAGTCACTTGCCGCGGATTCAGGAGGGTGGTGGCAAGCACCAGCAGCGGATCGCCCAGAGCCTGCGTCGCCAG belongs to Dyella terrae and includes:
- a CDS encoding chemotaxis protein CheD, producing MLEGRDIQVRMCEIGIGSQGDVLRAILGSCVGIGLLWRNRGICGLAHCLLPESPAEKASVGAKYVTDALPSLTALMGLERRHFRHVEAVVAGGACMVQHKVMPRHGLIGEQNVQAAKRLLAASGIRVVHEDVGGECGRQIIIDCGSYNYAVRQVARPA